The segment TGAGCCCGCCCTGTCCGACTGGGTGTCCAAGCTGCCCGCCGACGTGAGCTTCCGCCATGTGCATGTGGCCTTCAACGCCCGCGTGCGCCAGCACCAGCGCCTGTTCTACGCCCTGGAAGCCCTGGGCAAGGAGAAGGAAGCCCGCGCCCGCGTCTTCGCCGCCCTGCACCTGGAAGGCAAGCCCCTGGACAGCGTCAAGTCCATGGCCGAGCTGCTGGCGCCCTTCGGCATCGAGGCCGCCAAGTTCGAGCAGGCCTACAACTCCTTCGGCGTGCAGACCAAGTGCCAGCAGGCCGAGAAGCTCAGCGAGGCCTACCGCATCGACGGCGTGCCCGCCATCGGCCTGGGCGGTCGCTTCCTGACCTCGCCGGCCATGGCCAGCGGCGGTCAGCGCATGAGCGAGCTGGAATCGGGTCAGCGCGCCCTGCAGACGGCCAATTTCCTGATCGAACGCCTGCGCAGCGGCAAGGCCTGATCCAGGGGCTGGAACAGCCCCCTGGCGGGGCTAGAATGGTCTGCAAGAAGCGTGCCTTTATGACCCTCGAGCCCTCCTCGCTGCTCCGCCCCCTCCTCCTGCCGGCCCTGGCGCTCAGCCTCGGCCTGGGCGCCGCGCAGGCCGAGCGCGCGGACCGGGACAAGCCCATCAATATCGACTACGACCGTGGCGGTGTGGACCTGGTCAAGCAGCGCACCGAGTTCAGCGGCAATGTGGTGCTGACCAAGGGCAGCATGCTGCTGCGCGCCGAGCATATGGACGTGCGCGAGACCGCGGACGGCTACAAGCAGGCCTACGCCACAGGCGCCAGCGGCAAGCCGGTGAGCTTCCGCCAGGCACGCGACGTGCCCGGCGAGTCCATCGAAGGCTGGGCCGACCAGGTGGAGTACGACACCCGCTCCGACACCATGCGCTTCATCGGCAATGCGGTGCTGCGCCGCCTGCGCGGCACGGCCGTGGCCGACGAGGTGGTGGGCGCGGTGATCCATTACGACAACCGCTCCGAGGTCTTCAGCATCGAGGGCGGCCAGGCCTCGCCGCATCCGGCCGGCCGGGGTCGTGTGGTGATGATGCCGCGCGCCGCCTCGGCACCGGCCAGCCCGGCTTCCGACGCTGGCGTGCCGCTGCAGCCCAGCCTCACCCTGCGTCCGCGCCAGCCCTCATGAGCCGGGCCGATACGAGCGCGGCCGCCGACAGCCGCCTGGAGGCCGAGGGCCTGCAGAAGACCTATGGCATGCGCAAGGTGGTCAAGAACGTCCACCTCGATGTGCGCCGCGGCGAGGCCGTCGGCCTGCTCGGCCCCAACGGCGCCGGCAAGACGACCTGCTTCTACATGATCACCGGCCTCGTGCCGGTCGACGAAGGCTCCATCGAGATCAACGGCCACGACGTCACCACCATGCCGATGTATCGCCGCGCCCGCCTCGGCGTCGGCTACCTGCCGCAGGAAGCCTCGATCTTCCGTGGCCTGACGGTGGAAGAGAACATCCGCGCCGTTCTGGAAGTGCACGACAAGGACAAGGCGCGGCGCGAAGCCAAGCTCGACAGCCTGCTTGCCGAATTCTCCATCGCGCATCTGCGCAAGTCGCCGGCCGTGGCGCTGTCGGGCGGCGAGCGCCGCCGCCTCGAAATCGCCCGCGCGCTGGCCACCGATCCGACCTTCATGCTGCTCGACGAGCCCTTCGCGGGCGTCGACCCCATCTCGGTCGCCGACATCCAGGCGCTGGTGCGCCACCTCACCTCGCGCGGCATCGGCGTTCTCATCACCGACCACAATGTGCGCGAGACGCTCGGCCTCATCGACCGTGCCTATATCATCAGCGAGGGCACGGTGCTGGCCGAGGGCACACCGCAGGAAATCGTCGAGAACGCCGACGTGCGCAAGGTCTATCTGGGCGAACACTTCCGGATGTAAGGGACGGCGAGCCGCATGAAGCCCTCCCTGCAGGTTCGCCTCAGCCAGCATCTGGCGCTCACGCCCCAGCTTCAGCAGTCCATCCGGCTGCTGCAGCTCTCCACCCTGGAGCTGAACCAGGAGGTCGAGCAGATGCTGGCCAGCAATCCCCTGCTGGAGACCGAGGAGGAATTCGGCGTGGCGGCCATGGAGGTGAGCGCGCCCGAGCTGGCGCCCAGCCGCAACCAGGAGGCCGAGGCCGGCGCGGCGGAAAGCAGCCCCGGCGAGGCCGAGACGCCCACCGAGGAGATGCGGGCCGAGGACTTCGGCACCACCGAGCGCGAGGACTGGGAGAACGGCACCGAGTCCGACGACTTCGACGGCATCCGCGAGCTGCCCAGCAGCAGCCCCGGCGGCAGCGGCCAGGGCGATGAGGATGGCGAGCGCCCCGAGCAGGAAGCGCCCTCGCTCAGCCTGCAGGAACATCTCTACCAGCAGATGGCCGGCATGATGCTGGGCCCCGAGGATCGGGCCGCGCTGCAGGTGCTGATCGAGTCGCTCAACGAGGACGGCTATCTGGCAGACAGCCTGGACGAGATCGCCCAGTCCCTGGCCGGCGAGGACGCCGCGGCCGAGGATCTGGAGGAGCTGCAAGACCGCCTGCGCTGCGCCCTCAAATGGCTGCAGAGCATGGAGCCCGTGGGCGTGGGCGCGCGCGACCTGGCCGAGTGCCTGGTGCTGCAGCTGCGCAGCCTGCCGCGCAGCCCGGCCCAGGCCGTGGCCATCCTGATCTGCAAGCAATACCTGGAACTGCTGGCCAAGCGCGATGCCAAGCGCCTGATGTCGCTCACCGGAGCCGATGAGCCCCTGCTGCGCGAGGCCCAGAACCTGATCACGGGCCTGGAGCCCAAGCCCGGCCGCCCTTTTGCGCGCAGCCAGGCTCAGGCCGTGGTGCCCGATGTGATCGTGCAGAAGGTGGGGCGCGAGTTCCGCGTGCTGCTCAACCCCGAGGTGGCGCCCAAGCTGCGCATCAACGAGCTCTACGCCCAGGCCCTGCGCGCCCAGCGCGGCGGCGTGAGCAACACGCCCCTGGGCGCCCAGCTGCAGGAGGCGCGCTGGTTCATCAAGAACATCCAGCAGCGCTTCGACACCATCCTGCGCGTGTCCCAGGCCATCGTGGAGCGGCAGAAGGGCTTCTTCACCCATGGCGAGCTGGCCATGAAGCCCCTGGTGCTGCGTGAGATCGCCGATGAGCTGGGCCTGCACGAATCCACCATCTCGCGCGTGACCAATGCCAAGTACATGGCCACGCGCTTCGGCACCTTCGAGCTCAAGTACTTCTTCGGCTCGGGCCTGTCCACCGAGGCCGGCGGCAATGCCTCCAGCACCGCGGTACGCGCCCTGATCAAGCAGTTCGTGGCCGCTGAAGACCCGGCCAAACCCCTCTCGGACAATGCCCTGGCCAGCATGCTGGAGGAGCAGGGCATCCAGGTGGCGCGCCGCACCGTGGCCAAGTACCGCGAGGCGCTCAAGATCGCGCCGGCCAATCTGCGCAAGAGCCTCTGAGCCCCGGCCGGCCGCGCGTCGGGGACAATAGCGGCTTTCCCGCTGTCCCCCTCCCGCCCATGGCCCGCCCCGAAACCCTGTATCTCTTTGCCTCCTGCCCCGCCGGTGTCGAGCCCTGGCTGGAGGCCGAGATCAAGTCCATCCTGCCGCGCGCCGGCGTGGAGGCGCTGCGTGGCGGGGTCTCGGTGCACAGTGATGCCGAGGGCGTGATGAAGCTCAATCTCGAGAGCCGCCTGGCCCAGCGCGTGCTGGTCGAGGTGATCGAGGGCGGCTACCGCCACGAGGACGATCTCTACGCCCTGGCCCGCCGCGTGGACTGGGAACGCTGGATCACGCCCCAGCACACCCTGCGCGTGGACACCACGGCCCATCGCTCGCCGCTCAAGAGCCTGAACTTCGCCACCCTGCGCATCAAGGACGCCATCTGCGACCAGCTGCGCGAGTCGCAGGGCGAGCGCCCCAGCGTGGACACCCGCGCCCCCGACCTGCCCGTGGTGCTGCACCTGGGCGCCGAGCGCGCGGCCCTGTATGTGGACACCTCGGGCGAGCCCCTGTTCAAGCGCGGCTGGCGCGAGGACAAGGGCGACGCCCCGCTCAAGGAAACCCTGGCCGCCGCCATGCTGGCCGCCGCCGGCTGGAAGGGCACGCCCGAAACCGGTGGCGCCCTGCAGGACCCCTGCTGCGGCTCCGGCACCATCGCGGTGGAGGCTGCGCAGATCGCCTGCGGCATCGCGCCCGGCCTCTCGCGCCGCTTTGCCTTCGAGCGTCAGCTGCCCTTCCAGCCCCTGCGCGAGCGCTGGGCCCAGATCAAGCAGGAGGCGCGGGCCCGCATCCACGCCCCGGCCGTGCCCATCTACGCCAGCGACGTGGCCTTCCGCATGGTGGACTTCGCGCGCCGCAATGCCGAGCGGGCCGGTGTGGCCCAGTACATCCAGTTCAACGGTGGTGATGCGCTGGAGCGTCCCGCGCCCAAGCTGCCCGAGGGCATGCCCGGCAGCATCCTGATGAACCCGCCCTATGGCGAACGCATCGAGGTGCGCGGCAAGGCCGCCGCGGTGCGCGATGCCGGTGGCTCCGAGGCGCGCGACGGCGGGGACGACTTCTTCCCGCGCCTGGCCGCGCACTGGAAGCGCGCCTACACCCAGCACGGCGCCGGCTGGACCGCCTGGCTGCTGTGCCCGGACATGAAGCTGCCCAGCAAGATGCGACTCAAGGAATCGCGCCGCATCCCCATGTGGAACGGCCCCATCGAGTGCCGCATGTTCCGCTTCGAGCTGGTGGCCGGCTCGGCGCGCAAGGAGCGCGGCGAGGACGCAGCGGAGCGCTGAGTCCGCTCAGGACTGCGCTCAGCCCGCGCTCAAGCCCTCGCTCAAGCCCGACAACGCCAGCCAGCCCAGCACCGCCAGCGGCGCCGTGTCGGCGCGCAGGATGCGCGGGCCTAGCAGCAGGGCCTCGAAGCCCTGGGCGCGGGCGGCGTCTTCCTCGGCCGGGCTCAGGCCGCCTTCGGGGCCGCTGAGCACCAGGGTTTCGCCGGCCGGGCCGCTGCGCGCGGCAATGGGCTGGGCGGCCGTGGGACTGAGCAGCCAGCGGCGCTGCTGCGGCTGGGCGGCCTGCGGACCCAGAGCCTGCAGCCAGGCGGCCAGGTTCTGCACCGGCGCGATCTCGGGCAGCACGCAGCGGCCGCTCTGCTCGCAGGCCGCGATGGCCACGCCGCGCCAGTGCGCCACCTTCTTCTCGGCGCGCTCGCCGGCCAGGCGCAGCACCGAGCGCTCGCTCATCAGGGGCTGGATGCGGGTGGCGCCCAGCTCGGTGGCTTTTTCCACCAGGCCGTCCATGCGGTCGTTGGCGGGCATCACCACGGCCAGGGTCACGGCCTCGGCCAACTCGCGCGCGGGGCGCTCGCGCTCCAGCAGGCGCACCTGCACCTCGTTGCGCCCGTGCATGGCCAGCACCTCAGCCTGCCACTGCCAGCCCGTGCCGTCGAACAGCAGCACGGGGCTGCCCGGCTGCAGGCGCAGCACCTGCACATGGCGGGCGGCGGCGGCAGGCAGGCTGAACTCGGGGCTCGCCTGGGCGAGCGGCTCATCAACAAAAAGACGCGCGGGCATCGGTCACAAGGGCCTCGGGGGCCGGGGCAAGAGGATTCAGGCGCGCATTGTGCGCCGGATCGGCTCAGCCCAGCAGATCGAGCATGCCTTCGCGCAGCTGGGCCTCGGCCGCGACGCCCTTGGCCTGGCGCACGCGCTGGCACAGCTCCGCGGCCAGCTTCTGCAGGGCCGCCAGGTCCTGGCACTGCTCCACCTCGAGCGCGAACACATAGCCCTTCATCAGGCCCAGATGGCGCGGCGCCTGGGCCGTGAGGTAGGCGTAGAGCTGTTCGTAGCGCTGGGCCGCATCACCGCTGACGGCCGGGGAGGCGGCAGCGGTGACCGCGGTGGCTGCAGCGGGAGGGGCAGCACCGCCCTGCGGCGCCACCAGGCCGTGCTCCAGCAGATAGGCGAAATCGCCCTCGCTCACGCCCTGCACCAGGGCCAGCCACTGGCGGGCCGGCTTGCTGGCTTCCAGCACCAGCAGCAGATTGCGCGCGCTGCGCGACAACGGCAGCGCCCGGGCCTTGATTTCCTGGCGCCCTGCTTCGGTCTTGCTATAGCTTTGATCCAGCATGCCCTCGTCTCCTCCGCATGGCTGCCGGCGGGAATCTAGCGCGGGCCGCGCCTCATGGGGCGGCGCCGCGGGACGCAACTGTTATTTTTTGTCGCGGAGTTCACGCCGCAGGATCTTGCCCACCGGGGTCTTGGGCAGCTCGGTGCGGAACTCCACGATCTTGGGCCGCTTGTAGCCGGTCAGATTGGCCTCGCAGAAGGCGCGCACCTGGGCCTCGTCCAGGGCTGGGTCTTTCTTGACGATGACCAGCTTGACCGCCTCGCCCGCCTTGGCATCGGGCACGCCCACGGCCGCGGCTTCCAGCACGCCGGGCATCTGGGTGATCACGTCCTCGACCTCGTTGGGGAAGACGTTGAAGCCGGAGACGAGGATCATGTCCTTCTTGCGGTCGACGATCTTGGTGTAGCCTTCGGCCGTCATGAAGCCAATGTCGCCGGAGCGGAAGAAGCCGTCGGGCGTCATTACCTTGGCCGTCTCGTCCGGGCGCTGCCAGTAGCCGGCCATGACCTGCGGACCGCGGATGCAGATCTCGCCGACCTCGCCGAGCGCCAGCGTACGGCCCTCGTCGTCGCGGATCTCGATATCGGTGGAGGGCAGCGGCAGGCCGATCGTGCCGGTGAATTCCGGCTTGTCGAAACGGTTGGCGGTGGCGACCGGCGAGGTCTCCGAAAGGCCGTAGCCTTCGGTGATGGCGCAGCCCGTCATCTTCTGCCAGCGTTCAGCGACCGGGCGCTGCACCGCCATGCCGCCCCCCACCGAGATCACCAGACCGCTCCAGTCCACGGTGCTGAACTCGGCATGGTTGGCCATGGCCAGGAACAGGGTGTTGACCGCCGGCAGGCTGTGGAAGCGGTGCTTGGACAGTTCCTTGAACACCGCGGGCAGATCGCGCGGGTTGGGGATCAGGATGTTGCAGCCGCCCACATGCATGGACAGCATCATGTTCGTGGTGAAGCCGAAGATGTGATACAGCGGCAGGGCGCAAACGCTCATCAGCTGCTCGCCCTGCGGGATCTTCCTGAGCGCCGGCTGGTACCAGGCCTCGGCCTGCAGGGTGTTGGCCACCAGATTGCGGTGCAGCAGCACCGCACCCTTGGACACGCCGGTGGTGCCGCCGGTGTACTGCAGCACCGCGATATCGCCCGGGCCCACCTTGGGCGAGGTGTAGGACAGGCCGCGGCCCTGGGCCACGGCGTCATTGAAGCGCACGGCGCCGGGCAGCGACCAGGCCGGCACGAGCTTCTTGACCTTGCGCACGACGAAATTGACGATCAGGCCCTTGAGACCCAGCATGTCGCCCATCGTGGTGACGACGACATGCTTGACGGCGGTGCGCGCGACGACCTGCGCCACCGTGCCGGCAAAATTCTCCAGAACGAACAGCGCCTTGGCGCCGGCATCCTTCAGCTGGTGTTCGAGTTCGCGCGGCGTATAGAGCGGGTTGACGTTCACCACGACGAGCCCGGCGCGCAGGATGCCGAAGATGATCACCGGGTTCTGCAGGATGTTCGGCATCATGACCGCGACGCGGTCGCCCTTTTCCAGCCCCCGTGCCTGGAGCCAGGCGGCGATGGCGCGCGAGGCCTCATCGATCTGCGCAAAGGTGATGGAGCGGCCCAGCATCTTGTAGGCGGGCTGCTGCGGGTACTTCTTGAACGCCCCCTCCATCAGGGCCACCAACGAGGGGTACAGCTCCGCGTTGATGTCCGCCGGCACGCCAGCGGGGTAGTTCTTCAGCCAGATCTTCTCCATCAAATCGTCTCCAATTGCGGCCCGGATTCTCCCCGATGCTGGAAAACACCAGCATCAGGGGATTCGATAGCGGTGCGTAGAGAGGGCTCTCGGGTGCACAAGGCACCAGCGTGGCGCAGCGCCGCAGGGACCGCTTGTTGTTGTCGTCGTCGAGGCTGCGCGCGGGGCGCGCAGCAGCCGAAGGCCCTACTCCACCGCCTTCAGCATGTCTTCCACCACCTTCTTGGCATCGCCGAAGACCATGAGGGTCTTGTCCATGTAGAAGAGCTCGTTGTCCAGGCCCGCATAGCCGGCGGCCATGGAACGCTTGTTCACGATGATGGTCTTGGCCTTGTAGGC is part of the Shinella sp. XGS7 genome and harbors:
- a CDS encoding thiol:disulfide interchange protein DsbA/DsbL, which translates into the protein MKRREFSAQLGLGTLALALPGLSQAQGGPVEGRHYQRLPQALPVTPGKIEVVEFFWYGCPHCNAFEPALSDWVSKLPADVSFRHVHVAFNARVRQHQRLFYALEALGKEKEARARVFAALHLEGKPLDSVKSMAELLAPFGIEAAKFEQAYNSFGVQTKCQQAEKLSEAYRIDGVPAIGLGGRFLTSPAMASGGQRMSELESGQRALQTANFLIERLRSGKA
- a CDS encoding long-chain-fatty-acid--CoA ligase produces the protein MEKIWLKNYPAGVPADINAELYPSLVALMEGAFKKYPQQPAYKMLGRSITFAQIDEASRAIAAWLQARGLEKGDRVAVMMPNILQNPVIIFGILRAGLVVVNVNPLYTPRELEHQLKDAGAKALFVLENFAGTVAQVVARTAVKHVVVTTMGDMLGLKGLIVNFVVRKVKKLVPAWSLPGAVRFNDAVAQGRGLSYTSPKVGPGDIAVLQYTGGTTGVSKGAVLLHRNLVANTLQAEAWYQPALRKIPQGEQLMSVCALPLYHIFGFTTNMMLSMHVGGCNILIPNPRDLPAVFKELSKHRFHSLPAVNTLFLAMANHAEFSTVDWSGLVISVGGGMAVQRPVAERWQKMTGCAITEGYGLSETSPVATANRFDKPEFTGTIGLPLPSTDIEIRDDEGRTLALGEVGEICIRGPQVMAGYWQRPDETAKVMTPDGFFRSGDIGFMTAEGYTKIVDRKKDMILVSGFNVFPNEVEDVITQMPGVLEAAAVGVPDAKAGEAVKLVIVKKDPALDEAQVRAFCEANLTGYKRPKIVEFRTELPKTPVGKILRRELRDKK
- the lptB gene encoding LPS export ABC transporter ATP-binding protein, whose translation is MSRADTSAAADSRLEAEGLQKTYGMRKVVKNVHLDVRRGEAVGLLGPNGAGKTTCFYMITGLVPVDEGSIEINGHDVTTMPMYRRARLGVGYLPQEASIFRGLTVEENIRAVLEVHDKDKARREAKLDSLLAEFSIAHLRKSPAVALSGGERRRLEIARALATDPTFMLLDEPFAGVDPISVADIQALVRHLTSRGIGVLITDHNVRETLGLIDRAYIISEGTVLAEGTPQEIVENADVRKVYLGEHFRM
- a CDS encoding class I SAM-dependent RNA methyltransferase, translating into MARPETLYLFASCPAGVEPWLEAEIKSILPRAGVEALRGGVSVHSDAEGVMKLNLESRLAQRVLVEVIEGGYRHEDDLYALARRVDWERWITPQHTLRVDTTAHRSPLKSLNFATLRIKDAICDQLRESQGERPSVDTRAPDLPVVLHLGAERAALYVDTSGEPLFKRGWREDKGDAPLKETLAAAMLAAAGWKGTPETGGALQDPCCGSGTIAVEAAQIACGIAPGLSRRFAFERQLPFQPLRERWAQIKQEARARIHAPAVPIYASDVAFRMVDFARRNAERAGVAQYIQFNGGDALERPAPKLPEGMPGSILMNPPYGERIEVRGKAAAVRDAGGSEARDGGDDFFPRLAAHWKRAYTQHGAGWTAWLLCPDMKLPSKMRLKESRRIPMWNGPIECRMFRFELVAGSARKERGEDAAER
- a CDS encoding RNA polymerase factor sigma-54 — its product is MKPSLQVRLSQHLALTPQLQQSIRLLQLSTLELNQEVEQMLASNPLLETEEEFGVAAMEVSAPELAPSRNQEAEAGAAESSPGEAETPTEEMRAEDFGTTEREDWENGTESDDFDGIRELPSSSPGGSGQGDEDGERPEQEAPSLSLQEHLYQQMAGMMLGPEDRAALQVLIESLNEDGYLADSLDEIAQSLAGEDAAAEDLEELQDRLRCALKWLQSMEPVGVGARDLAECLVLQLRSLPRSPAQAVAILICKQYLELLAKRDAKRLMSLTGADEPLLREAQNLITGLEPKPGRPFARSQAQAVVPDVIVQKVGREFRVLLNPEVAPKLRINELYAQALRAQRGGVSNTPLGAQLQEARWFIKNIQQRFDTILRVSQAIVERQKGFFTHGELAMKPLVLREIADELGLHESTISRVTNAKYMATRFGTFELKYFFGSGLSTEAGGNASSTAVRALIKQFVAAEDPAKPLSDNALASMLEEQGIQVARRTVAKYREALKIAPANLRKSL
- the lptA gene encoding lipopolysaccharide transport periplasmic protein LptA, coding for MTLEPSSLLRPLLLPALALSLGLGAAQAERADRDKPINIDYDRGGVDLVKQRTEFSGNVVLTKGSMLLRAEHMDVRETADGYKQAYATGASGKPVSFRQARDVPGESIEGWADQVEYDTRSDTMRFIGNAVLRRLRGTAVADEVVGAVIHYDNRSEVFSIEGGQASPHPAGRGRVVMMPRAASAPASPASDAGVPLQPSLTLRPRQPS
- a CDS encoding 16S rRNA (uracil(1498)-N(3))-methyltransferase; translation: MPARLFVDEPLAQASPEFSLPAAAARHVQVLRLQPGSPVLLFDGTGWQWQAEVLAMHGRNEVQVRLLERERPARELAEAVTLAVVMPANDRMDGLVEKATELGATRIQPLMSERSVLRLAGERAEKKVAHWRGVAIAACEQSGRCVLPEIAPVQNLAAWLQALGPQAAQPQQRRWLLSPTAAQPIAARSGPAGETLVLSGPEGGLSPAEEDAARAQGFEALLLGPRILRADTAPLAVLGWLALSGLSEGLSAG